The following are encoded together in the Candidatus Glassbacteria bacterium genome:
- a CDS encoding ADP-ribosylglycohydrolase family protein — protein sequence MRLGKLLAVLTLACPLAAAAQMVELTDEQMLDKIKGGWVGQVVGCTYGGPTEFRWNGTWIQDYVPLRWDSEMMYEAYTDHPGLYDDIYMDLAFMAVLAEQGLDAPVNEMALKYANAGFTLWHANQAGRWNILNGIMPPASGHWKNNPHADDIDFQIESDFIGLINPGMPATALDYALKIGHIMNYGDGVYGGVFVSALYAHAFVENDIVTVVEKALLNLPEASRYRRCVEDVLGWWRNYPDDWKECWFQVQREYTDDVGCPAGALLPFNIDAVVNGAYIVIGLLYGQGDFGKTVDISTRCGFDSDCNPSNAGGVLGTMIGFGNIPAEWLAGLERVEDLKFSYSDYSLNDIYRVNLRLAEELVIEGGGEVQGGVWTIKVQQPKAPETLEVAFEGLEPASRRRLSHRLEKSWTTQFEGRGFVIDGRMLNNEGAARCQVKVDGEVIETLTLEGEYRYRRTPLFWYYDLEPGQHTLEITRQRGSGVPQLNQLLIYR from the coding sequence ATGCGATTAGGTAAGCTGCTGGCTGTCTTGACATTGGCCTGCCCGCTGGCGGCGGCCGCCCAGATGGTGGAGCTGACTGACGAGCAGATGCTCGACAAGATCAAGGGCGGCTGGGTCGGCCAGGTGGTGGGCTGCACCTACGGCGGCCCCACCGAGTTCCGCTGGAACGGGACCTGGATCCAGGACTACGTCCCCCTGCGCTGGGACAGCGAGATGATGTACGAAGCCTACACCGACCATCCCGGCCTCTACGACGATATCTACATGGACCTGGCGTTCATGGCCGTGCTCGCCGAACAGGGCCTCGATGCGCCGGTGAACGAGATGGCGCTCAAGTACGCCAACGCAGGCTTCACTCTCTGGCACGCCAACCAGGCCGGCCGCTGGAATATCCTCAACGGGATCATGCCGCCGGCCAGCGGGCACTGGAAAAACAACCCGCACGCCGATGATATCGACTTCCAGATCGAGAGCGACTTCATCGGCCTGATCAATCCCGGCATGCCTGCTACCGCGCTGGACTACGCGCTGAAAATCGGACATATCATGAACTACGGCGACGGGGTCTATGGCGGCGTGTTCGTCTCGGCCCTCTACGCCCACGCGTTCGTCGAAAATGATATCGTCACCGTGGTGGAGAAGGCGCTGTTGAATTTACCCGAGGCCAGCCGTTACCGCCGCTGTGTCGAGGACGTCCTTGGCTGGTGGCGCAACTACCCCGACGACTGGAAGGAGTGCTGGTTCCAGGTCCAGCGGGAATACACGGACGATGTCGGCTGTCCGGCCGGTGCGCTGCTCCCGTTCAATATCGATGCCGTGGTCAACGGGGCCTATATCGTGATCGGTCTGCTCTACGGCCAGGGAGATTTCGGCAAGACTGTGGATATCTCCACCCGCTGCGGATTCGACTCCGACTGCAACCCGTCCAACGCCGGCGGTGTGCTGGGCACGATGATCGGCTTCGGCAACATCCCGGCCGAGTGGCTGGCCGGCCTCGAGCGGGTGGAAGACCTCAAGTTCAGCTACTCCGACTACAGCCTGAACGATATCTACCGGGTTAACCTGCGGCTGGCCGAGGAACTGGTGATCGAGGGCGGGGGCGAGGTGCAGGGCGGAGTCTGGACGATCAAGGTCCAGCAGCCCAAGGCCCCTGAAACCCTCGAAGTCGCCTTCGAGGGGCTGGAGCCGGCAAGCAGGCGGCGCCTCAGTCACCGGTTGGAAAAATCATGGACAACGCAGTTCGAGGGCCGCGGGTTCGTGATCGACGGCCGGATGCTCAACAACGAGGGCGCGGCCCGCTGCCAGGTCAAGGTGGACGGCGAGGTGATCGAAACTCTCACCCTGGAGGGCGAGTACCGTTACCGCCGTACGCCGCTGTTCTGGTACTACGACCTCGAGCCGGGTCAACATACTCTCGAGATTACCCGCCAGCGCGGCAGCGGGGTTCCCCAGTTGAACCAACTGCTGATTTATCGCTGA